In the genome of Perca fluviatilis chromosome 4, GENO_Pfluv_1.0, whole genome shotgun sequence, one region contains:
- the gmppb gene encoding LOW QUALITY PROTEIN: mannose-1-phosphate guanyltransferase beta (The sequence of the model RefSeq protein was modified relative to this genomic sequence to represent the inferred CDS: inserted 1 base in 1 codon; deleted 1 base in 1 codon): protein MKALILVGGYGTRLRPLTLSVPKPLVEFCNKPILLHQVEALVQAGVDHVILAVSYMSELLEREMRVQEERLGIRISLSHEKEPLGTAGPLALARELLNVDNEPFFVLNSDVICDFPFKDLLQFHHSHGKEGTICVCSSSVEEPSRMSCVVVFERHGRIHAAVETRVLRLNKISXAFIFNPSMLARDQLRPTSIEKEIFPVMAEEGQLYTMELQGDYYYYYYYYYYYYYYYYAVLLQYYNTNI, encoded by the exons ATGAAGGCTCTGATCCTGGTTGGGGGTTACGGGACCCGGCTGCGACCGCTCACGCTGAGCGTGCCCAAACCGCTGGTGGAGTTCTGCAACAAGCCCATCCTGCTGCACCAGGTGGAGGCTCTGGTCCAG gCTGGTGTGGACCATGTGATTCTGGCGGTGAGCTACATGTCTGAGctgctggagagagagatgagagtcCAGGAGGAGAGA CTCGGCATTcgtatctctctgtctcacgAGAAGGAGCCTCTGGGAACCG cgggCCCCCTGGCGTTGGCTCGTGAGCTGTTGAACGTCGACAACGAGCCGTTCTTCGTCCTCAACTCGGACGTCATCTGTGATTTTCCGTTCAAAGACCTGCTGCAGTTCCACCACAGCCACGGCAAGGAGGGAACCATC tgtgtgtgtagttccaGTGTGGAGGAGCCCTCTAGA ATGTCTTGTGTGGTGGTGTTTGAGAGACACGGGAGGATCCATGCAGCCGTAGAGACGCGGGTCTTACGTCTCAACAAGATCA TGGCATTTATCTTCAATCCCAGCATGCTAGCCAGGGAtcag ctgagaCCAACATCCATAGAGAAAGAGATATTTCCTGTCATGGCGGAGGAGGGACAGCTGTACACCATGGAGCTACAGGGtgactattactactactactactactactactactactactactactactacgcagtactactgcagtactacaacacaaatatataa